One Papaver somniferum cultivar HN1 chromosome 10, ASM357369v1, whole genome shotgun sequence genomic window carries:
- the LOC113318974 gene encoding F-box/kelch-repeat protein At3g06240-like isoform X4, translated as MAVRTDLPQDTFLPGYLRIYSCDGLIVLSTGSRKMICLWNPSTREYKDIPTPTSNLEGFSRYGVCYDWKIDDYKLFKLVANPEFSITSEVWVSRLGSNSWNNIGNLSYNVNRSNNMCVKPLNGIIHWIGDTEVIVSFDIVEERTKEIQVPSCYLHDCRYSYEDMEVVVLGEELCLSVHPSGESNIELWIMKDYGVTDSWTKIFSLSRDTINFYMLLPLHYLNKNREILLQGLRLEGRDALVSYNPKSGRLVALDIPGMPKHFNATTFVGSLVSLNSGEFVKASKISEVNTSAGAYKFFSLTVERAISEYWELRSRSFCLKWLNKSPCYETGNGGSSTCCHHPRKKQQSMPGKGFLILSTRGNVIRFSC; from the exons ATGGCTGTTCGAACTGATCTCCCACAAGATACGTTTCTACCTGGTTATCTACGTATTTATTCATGTGATGGCTTAATCGTCTTATCCACTGGTAGTCGGAAAATGATATGCTTGTGGAATCCATCAACACGAGAATACAAGGATATACCCACACCAACGTCAAATCTAGAAGGCTTCTCCAGATATGGTGTTTGTTACGATTGGAAAATTGATGATTACAAGTTGTTCAAGTTAGTGGCCAATCCAGAATTTAGTATTACCTCTGAAGTTTGGGTTAGTAGATTAGGTTCAAATTCATGGAATAACATTGGAAACTTAAGTTATAATGTGAATCGTAGTAACAATATGTGTGTGAAGCCTTTAAATGGAATTATACATTGGATAGGAGACACTGAAGTTATAGTCTCGTTCGATATAGTTGAAGAGCGAACCAAAGAAATCCAAGTACCCAGTTGCTATCTACACGACTGCAGGTATTCATACGAAGATATGGAAGTGGTCGTCTTGGGAGAGGAACTTTGCCTATCAGTTCATCCAAGCGGTGAGAGCAACATCGAGCTTTGGATAATGAAAGATTATGGAGTTACAGATTCTTGGACCAAAATTTTCAGCCTTTCAAGAGATACAAtaaatttttatatgttattGCCCCTGCATTATCTCAATAAGAATCGCGAGATTCTATTACAGGGTTTACGTTTAGAAGGCAGGGATGCTTTAGTCTCGTATAACCCCAAAAGCGGAAGACTTGTGGCTCTTGATATTCCCGGCATGCCAAAACATTTTAATGCAACTACGTTTGTTGGAAGTCTAGTTTCACTCAATTCAGGTGAATTCGTAAAGGCTTCAAAAATATCTGAGGTGAATACCAGTGCTGGCGCTTACAAGTTCTTTTCGCTGACAGTTGAGCGAGCCATATCGGAATATTGGGAGTTACGAAGTAG ATCCTTCTGCTTGAAATGGTTGAACAAGAGTCCCTGCTATGAAACTGGAAATGGTGGTAGCAGCACATGTTGTCATCATCCACGAAAGAAACAACAAAG TATGCCCGGAAAAGGTTTTCTTATTTTATCAACAAGGGGTAATGTGATAAGGTTTTCTTGTTGA
- the LOC113318974 gene encoding F-box/kelch-repeat protein At3g06240-like isoform X3, whose protein sequence is MASLPEDMIVIIVSKLPVKSISRFRCVCKRWCELFKNPKFIKTHLHHAIENNKFSVLLDTNFAAYLIGSDDENRGVYKTIDFDLTSSLSYPMAVRTDLPQDTFLPGYLRIYSCDGLIVLSTGSRKMICLWNPSTREYKDIPTPTSNLEGFSRYGVCYDWKIDDYKLFKLVANPEFSITSEVWVSRLGSNSWNNIGNLSYNVNRSNNMCVKPLNGIIHWIGDTEVIVSFDIVEERTKEIQVPSCYLHDCRYSYEDMEVVVLGEELCLSVHPSGESNIELWIMKDYGVTDSWTKIFSLSRDTINFYMLLPLHYLNKNREILLQGLRLEGRDALVSYNPKSGRLVALDIPGMPKHFNATTFVGSLVSLNSGEFVKASKISEVNTSAGAYKFFSLTVERAISEYWELRSRSFCLKWLNKSPCYETGNGGSSTCCHHPRKKQQR, encoded by the exons ATGGCGAGCCTTCCTGAAGATATGATCGTCATTATAGTATCGAAGTTACCAGTCAAATCGATCTCTCGTTTCAGGTGTGTGTGCAAACGCTGGTGTGAATTgttcaaaaaccctaagtttatTAAGACACACCTTCACCATGCTATTGAAAACAACAAGTTTAGTGTCCTGCTTGATACAAATTTCGCGGCTTATTTGATAGGTTCTGATGACGAGAATAGGGGTGTTTATAAAACCATAGATTTTGATTTAACATCCTCCTTGTCTTACCCTATGGCTGTTCGAACTGATCTCCCACAAGATACGTTTCTACCTGGTTATCTACGTATTTATTCATGTGATGGCTTAATCGTCTTATCCACTGGTAGTCGGAAAATGATATGCTTGTGGAATCCATCAACACGAGAATACAAGGATATACCCACACCAACGTCAAATCTAGAAGGCTTCTCCAGATATGGTGTTTGTTACGATTGGAAAATTGATGATTACAAGTTGTTCAAGTTAGTGGCCAATCCAGAATTTAGTATTACCTCTGAAGTTTGGGTTAGTAGATTAGGTTCAAATTCATGGAATAACATTGGAAACTTAAGTTATAATGTGAATCGTAGTAACAATATGTGTGTGAAGCCTTTAAATGGAATTATACATTGGATAGGAGACACTGAAGTTATAGTCTCGTTCGATATAGTTGAAGAGCGAACCAAAGAAATCCAAGTACCCAGTTGCTATCTACACGACTGCAGGTATTCATACGAAGATATGGAAGTGGTCGTCTTGGGAGAGGAACTTTGCCTATCAGTTCATCCAAGCGGTGAGAGCAACATCGAGCTTTGGATAATGAAAGATTATGGAGTTACAGATTCTTGGACCAAAATTTTCAGCCTTTCAAGAGATACAAtaaatttttatatgttattGCCCCTGCATTATCTCAATAAGAATCGCGAGATTCTATTACAGGGTTTACGTTTAGAAGGCAGGGATGCTTTAGTCTCGTATAACCCCAAAAGCGGAAGACTTGTGGCTCTTGATATTCCCGGCATGCCAAAACATTTTAATGCAACTACGTTTGTTGGAAGTCTAGTTTCACTCAATTCAGGTGAATTCGTAAAGGCTTCAAAAATATCTGAGGTGAATACCAGTGCTGGCGCTTACAAGTTCTTTTCGCTGACAGTTGAGCGAGCCATATCGGAATATTGGGAGTTACGAAGTAG ATCCTTCTGCTTGAAATGGTTGAACAAGAGTCCCTGCTATGAAACTGGAAATGGTGGTAGCAGCACATGTTGTCATCATCCACGAAAGAAACAACAAAG ATGA
- the LOC113318974 gene encoding F-box/kelch-repeat protein At3g06240-like isoform X1: MASLPEDMIVIIVSKLPVKSISRFRCVCKRWCELFKNPKFIKTHLHHAIENNKFSVLLDTNFAAYLIGSDDENRGVYKTIDFDLTSSLSYPMAVRTDLPQDTFLPGYLRIYSCDGLIVLSTGSRKMICLWNPSTREYKDIPTPTSNLEGFSRYGVCYDWKIDDYKLFKLVANPEFSITSEVWVSRLGSNSWNNIGNLSYNVNRSNNMCVKPLNGIIHWIGDTEVIVSFDIVEERTKEIQVPSCYLHDCRYSYEDMEVVVLGEELCLSVHPSGESNIELWIMKDYGVTDSWTKIFSLSRDTINFYMLLPLHYLNKNREILLQGLRLEGRDALVSYNPKSGRLVALDIPGMPKHFNATTFVGSLVSLNSGEFVKASKISEVNTSAGAYKFFSLTVERAISEYWELRSRSFCLKWLNKSPCYETGNGGSSTCCHHPRKKQQSMPGKGFLILSTRGNVIRFSC, translated from the exons ATGGCGAGCCTTCCTGAAGATATGATCGTCATTATAGTATCGAAGTTACCAGTCAAATCGATCTCTCGTTTCAGGTGTGTGTGCAAACGCTGGTGTGAATTgttcaaaaaccctaagtttatTAAGACACACCTTCACCATGCTATTGAAAACAACAAGTTTAGTGTCCTGCTTGATACAAATTTCGCGGCTTATTTGATAGGTTCTGATGACGAGAATAGGGGTGTTTATAAAACCATAGATTTTGATTTAACATCCTCCTTGTCTTACCCTATGGCTGTTCGAACTGATCTCCCACAAGATACGTTTCTACCTGGTTATCTACGTATTTATTCATGTGATGGCTTAATCGTCTTATCCACTGGTAGTCGGAAAATGATATGCTTGTGGAATCCATCAACACGAGAATACAAGGATATACCCACACCAACGTCAAATCTAGAAGGCTTCTCCAGATATGGTGTTTGTTACGATTGGAAAATTGATGATTACAAGTTGTTCAAGTTAGTGGCCAATCCAGAATTTAGTATTACCTCTGAAGTTTGGGTTAGTAGATTAGGTTCAAATTCATGGAATAACATTGGAAACTTAAGTTATAATGTGAATCGTAGTAACAATATGTGTGTGAAGCCTTTAAATGGAATTATACATTGGATAGGAGACACTGAAGTTATAGTCTCGTTCGATATAGTTGAAGAGCGAACCAAAGAAATCCAAGTACCCAGTTGCTATCTACACGACTGCAGGTATTCATACGAAGATATGGAAGTGGTCGTCTTGGGAGAGGAACTTTGCCTATCAGTTCATCCAAGCGGTGAGAGCAACATCGAGCTTTGGATAATGAAAGATTATGGAGTTACAGATTCTTGGACCAAAATTTTCAGCCTTTCAAGAGATACAAtaaatttttatatgttattGCCCCTGCATTATCTCAATAAGAATCGCGAGATTCTATTACAGGGTTTACGTTTAGAAGGCAGGGATGCTTTAGTCTCGTATAACCCCAAAAGCGGAAGACTTGTGGCTCTTGATATTCCCGGCATGCCAAAACATTTTAATGCAACTACGTTTGTTGGAAGTCTAGTTTCACTCAATTCAGGTGAATTCGTAAAGGCTTCAAAAATATCTGAGGTGAATACCAGTGCTGGCGCTTACAAGTTCTTTTCGCTGACAGTTGAGCGAGCCATATCGGAATATTGGGAGTTACGAAGTAG ATCCTTCTGCTTGAAATGGTTGAACAAGAGTCCCTGCTATGAAACTGGAAATGGTGGTAGCAGCACATGTTGTCATCATCCACGAAAGAAACAACAAAG TATGCCCGGAAAAGGTTTTCTTATTTTATCAACAAGGGGTAATGTGATAAGGTTTTCTTGTTGA
- the LOC113318974 gene encoding F-box/kelch-repeat protein At3g06240-like isoform X2, translating to MASLPEDMIVIIVSKLPVKSISRFRCVCKRWCELFKNPKFIKTHLHHAIENNKFSVLLDTNFAAYLIGSDDENRGVYKTIDFDLTSSLSYPMAVRTDLPQDTFLPGYLRIYSCDGLIVLSTGSRKMICLWNPSTREYKDIPTPTSNLEGFSRYGVCYDWKIDDYKLFKLVANPEFSITSEVWVSRLGSNSWNNIGNLSYNVNRSNNMCVKPLNGIIHWIGDTEVIVSFDIVEERTKEIQVPSCYLHDCRYSYEDMEVVVLGEELCLSVHPSGESNIELWIMKDYGVTDSWTKIFSLSRDTINFYMLLPLHYLNKNREILLQGLRLEGRDALVSYNPKSGRLVALDIPGMPKHFNATTFVGSLVSLNSGEFVKASKISEVNTSAGAYKFFSLTVERAISEYWELRSRSFCLKWLNKSPCYETGNGGSSTCCHHPRKKQQRYSTC from the exons ATGGCGAGCCTTCCTGAAGATATGATCGTCATTATAGTATCGAAGTTACCAGTCAAATCGATCTCTCGTTTCAGGTGTGTGTGCAAACGCTGGTGTGAATTgttcaaaaaccctaagtttatTAAGACACACCTTCACCATGCTATTGAAAACAACAAGTTTAGTGTCCTGCTTGATACAAATTTCGCGGCTTATTTGATAGGTTCTGATGACGAGAATAGGGGTGTTTATAAAACCATAGATTTTGATTTAACATCCTCCTTGTCTTACCCTATGGCTGTTCGAACTGATCTCCCACAAGATACGTTTCTACCTGGTTATCTACGTATTTATTCATGTGATGGCTTAATCGTCTTATCCACTGGTAGTCGGAAAATGATATGCTTGTGGAATCCATCAACACGAGAATACAAGGATATACCCACACCAACGTCAAATCTAGAAGGCTTCTCCAGATATGGTGTTTGTTACGATTGGAAAATTGATGATTACAAGTTGTTCAAGTTAGTGGCCAATCCAGAATTTAGTATTACCTCTGAAGTTTGGGTTAGTAGATTAGGTTCAAATTCATGGAATAACATTGGAAACTTAAGTTATAATGTGAATCGTAGTAACAATATGTGTGTGAAGCCTTTAAATGGAATTATACATTGGATAGGAGACACTGAAGTTATAGTCTCGTTCGATATAGTTGAAGAGCGAACCAAAGAAATCCAAGTACCCAGTTGCTATCTACACGACTGCAGGTATTCATACGAAGATATGGAAGTGGTCGTCTTGGGAGAGGAACTTTGCCTATCAGTTCATCCAAGCGGTGAGAGCAACATCGAGCTTTGGATAATGAAAGATTATGGAGTTACAGATTCTTGGACCAAAATTTTCAGCCTTTCAAGAGATACAAtaaatttttatatgttattGCCCCTGCATTATCTCAATAAGAATCGCGAGATTCTATTACAGGGTTTACGTTTAGAAGGCAGGGATGCTTTAGTCTCGTATAACCCCAAAAGCGGAAGACTTGTGGCTCTTGATATTCCCGGCATGCCAAAACATTTTAATGCAACTACGTTTGTTGGAAGTCTAGTTTCACTCAATTCAGGTGAATTCGTAAAGGCTTCAAAAATATCTGAGGTGAATACCAGTGCTGGCGCTTACAAGTTCTTTTCGCTGACAGTTGAGCGAGCCATATCGGAATATTGGGAGTTACGAAGTAG ATCCTTCTGCTTGAAATGGTTGAACAAGAGTCCCTGCTATGAAACTGGAAATGGTGGTAGCAGCACATGTTGTCATCATCCACGAAAGAAACAACAAAG ATATAGTACTTGCTGA
- the LOC113317390 gene encoding uncharacterized protein LOC113317390, translated as MSSMRSILKKTYSCFKKSLGETSLGFMEGNQRIRRFKSDAKGFPGYRETSRHFQTKEEEKEFNKVKFYRYVLTRTEIPDYGKIYQQLARDLRHKCADEERWQKFGTRHELSARDTEYLNQCDEAMERQKEIEYEIDDKRLEEEVETLIRSGDLSMERIGCRNIQ; from the exons ATGTCTTCAATGAGATCGATTTTGAAGAAGACTTATTCTTGTTTCAAAAAATCATTAGGTGAAACATCACTAGGTTTCATGGAAGGAAATCAAAGGATTCGGCGTTTCAAATCTGATGCCAAGGGTTTTCCCGGTTACCGAGAAACTAGTAGACACTTTCAAACCAAG GAGGAAGAGAAGGAATTCAATAAGGTGAAATTTTATAGATATGTGTTAACAAGGACCGAGATTCCTGATTATGGAAAGATATACCAGCAGCTTGCGCGTGATTTAAGGCATAAGTGTGCCGATGAGGAACGTTGGCAGAAATTTGGTACGCGACATGAGTTGTCTGCGCGAGACACTGAATATTTGAATCAATGTGATGAGgcgatggaaagacaaaaggaaaTCGAGTATGAGATTGATGACAAAAGACTTGAGGAAGAGGTGGAAACATTAATCAG GTCAGGGGATCTCTCGATGGAGAGGATTGGTTGTCGAAATATTCAATGA